The region GCACGCGCTGGTCAACCTCGGCGGAGAGATCGGCGTGCTGGGTGTGGGCTCCAACGGCCGCAACTGGCGAGTCGGTATCCAGCACCCGCGGATGGCCGCCAGCCACCTGGGAGTGGTCAACCAGAGCGCCGGGTGGTACGTGGCCACCAGCGGCGACTACGAACGGTTCCTGATCCGTAACGGACTCCGCTACCATCACATTCTTGACCCCTCCACCGGGTTTCCGGCGATGGAGCATGCCGTGATGAGCGTCACCGTGATCGCCGGCAGCTGCCTGCTGGCCGATGCAATGGCCACGGCGGCGTTCGTGCTGGGACCCGTTGAGGGTATCCGGTTCCTGGAGAGCCAGGGCGCCCGCGGGCTGATAGTTTACGCTGCCGACGGCGACCGGGAGGGAGGAGAAATA is a window of Candidatus Glassbacteria bacterium DNA encoding:
- a CDS encoding FAD:protein FMN transferase, with protein sequence HALVNLGGEIGVLGVGSNGRNWRVGIQHPRMAASHLGVVNQSAGWYVATSGDYERFLIRNGLRYHHILDPSTGFPAMEHAVMSVTVIAGSCLLADAMATAAFVLGPVEGIRFLESQGARGLIVYAADGDREGGEITFRATADFLKIMQPDLDGRPIY